A single Cyprinus carpio isolate SPL01 chromosome A6, ASM1834038v1, whole genome shotgun sequence DNA region contains:
- the LOC109053146 gene encoding tumor necrosis factor receptor superfamily member 17-like, with protein MLLFILLLYMIIYAEGKCAKNYYYDGLLEECQPCSIRCNSPPNICKTFCTSIPENEVEKNQNIRLILIVFFVFLGAFTALTIILRVIRRKTCKPIMNKVIGLDPKTSDSERGLNVTEQSEDTDEATTDLPDGLNQHHYNSNLPLPSTEEGTTILVTTKTVQAYHCTPVT; from the exons ATGCTTCTCTTTATATTGCTGCTTTACATGATTATTTATGCTGAGGGAAAATGTGCAAAGAATTATTATTACGATGGACTTCTTGAGGAGTGTCAACCTTGCTCAATCAGATGCAACTCCCCACCAAATatttgcaaaacattttgcaCCTCAA TCCCAGAAAACGAAGTTGAAAAGAATCAAAATATTCGTTTAATTTTGATCGTGTTTTTTGTGTTCCTGGGAGCTTTCACAGCACTGACCATTATTCTGCGAGTTATACGCAGAAAAACCTGTAAGCCCATCATGAACAAAG TGATAGGTCTAGATCCAAAGACATCTGACAGCGAGAGAGGCTTGAATGTAACAGAGCAATCTGAAGATACGGATGAAGCTACAACTGATTTGCCAGATGGACTGAACCAACATCACTACAACTCCAACCTGCCTCTTCCCTCCACTGAGGAAGGCACCACAATCCTGGTTACCACAAAGACAGTGCAAGCTTACCACTGTACACCTGTCACATAG